The Kitasatospora setae KM-6054 genome contains a region encoding:
- a CDS encoding zinc-binding dehydrogenase: MKASVTEGLGQGFVVEEVDLADPVGHEVRVRVRASGLCHSDLSVATFIGGEFPVVLGHEVAGVVTETGPQVTQVKVGDHVVGSLIQYCGSCVNCLSGRTHICLRPEATLRTPDQAPRLSWNGAPVAQGMGLGGFAQEALIHENQLAVVPEGMPWAPAALIGCGVLTGAGAVLNSADVRQGDTVVVIGAGGVGMNAVSGARIAGAGTIIVADIEDAKLERAKAFGATHVVNSRSTDPVDAVRDITGHGADHVFDFVGARPVTAQGLRMLGKGGGLYLIGVGGTDAGVEVSALAVLSGSQKVQGVYMGSSNLKRDIPFYASMYLQGRMNLDDLVSREIGLADIEAGYEALKDGSTARVVITDFS, translated from the coding sequence GTGAAGGCATCCGTCACCGAGGGCCTGGGGCAGGGTTTCGTCGTCGAGGAGGTCGACCTGGCCGATCCGGTCGGGCACGAGGTCCGCGTCCGGGTCCGGGCGTCCGGCCTGTGCCACTCGGACCTGAGCGTCGCCACCTTCATCGGCGGCGAGTTCCCGGTGGTGCTCGGCCACGAGGTGGCCGGCGTGGTCACCGAGACCGGGCCGCAGGTCACCCAGGTCAAGGTCGGCGACCACGTGGTCGGCAGCCTGATCCAGTACTGCGGCTCCTGCGTGAACTGCCTGAGCGGCCGCACCCACATCTGCCTGCGCCCCGAGGCCACCCTGCGCACCCCGGACCAGGCGCCCCGGCTGAGCTGGAACGGCGCGCCGGTCGCCCAGGGCATGGGCCTGGGCGGCTTCGCCCAGGAGGCGCTCATCCACGAGAACCAGCTCGCCGTCGTACCGGAGGGGATGCCGTGGGCCCCCGCCGCGCTGATCGGCTGCGGCGTGCTCACCGGAGCCGGAGCGGTCCTCAACAGCGCGGACGTCCGCCAGGGCGACACGGTCGTGGTGATCGGCGCCGGCGGTGTCGGCATGAACGCGGTCAGCGGCGCCCGGATCGCCGGGGCCGGCACGATCATCGTGGCCGACATCGAGGACGCGAAGCTGGAGCGGGCCAAGGCGTTCGGCGCCACCCACGTGGTCAACTCCCGCTCCACCGACCCGGTCGACGCCGTCCGCGACATCACCGGGCACGGCGCGGACCACGTCTTCGACTTCGTCGGCGCCCGCCCCGTCACCGCCCAGGGCCTGCGGATGCTCGGCAAGGGCGGCGGCCTCTACCTGATCGGCGTCGGCGGCACCGACGCGGGCGTCGAGGTGTCCGCGCTGGCCGTGCTCTCCGGCTCGCAGAAGGTGCAGGGCGTCTACATGGGCTCCTCCAACCTCAAGCGGGACATCCCCTTCTACGCCTCGATGTACCTCCAGGGCCGGATGAACCTCGACGACCTGGTCTCCAGGGAGATCGGCCTCGCCGACATCGAGGCCGGGTACGAGGCGCTGAAGGACGGCAGCACCGCGCGCGTGGTGATCACCGACTTCTCCTGA
- a CDS encoding ArsB/NhaD family transporter: MLAYWPAVRRLHPLDLLAGGLLALGLVFLATGLLPAESAGAAGRRIAPLLAFLGSVVVLAELTGAAEVFDVLAARVARAGRGSYPVLFLLCVGFAALTTAVLNLDTTAVLLTPVMLALASRVGIAPLPLAMTTVWLANTASLLLPVSNLTNLLAADRVALSSAGLAWAMWAPQLAALLATMACLWGFYWRRGRRGADGYLPPAVQRPKDRVLFRVCALACAGFLACTLVAAIPLWVASGAAAAVAVAAYAVRRPESLRVALVPWRLLVMVPGMFLVVQTVDAHGLHRLLAAAIGTDSGPLGLFRASGVGAGLSNLLNNLPVYLAGEGAVPPDNHQQLLALLIGTNIGPLIAPWASLATLLWYERCRSAGLRIPLRQVAGTSAVLAVTGVTLATAALALTGTA, encoded by the coding sequence GTGCTTGCTTACTGGCCCGCCGTCCGACGACTCCACCCGCTCGACCTGCTGGCGGGCGGTCTGCTCGCCCTCGGCCTGGTCTTCCTCGCCACCGGGCTGCTCCCGGCGGAGTCCGCCGGGGCGGCGGGGCGGCGGATCGCTCCGCTGCTCGCCTTCCTCGGCTCGGTGGTGGTACTGGCCGAGCTGACCGGCGCCGCGGAGGTGTTCGACGTGCTCGCGGCGCGGGTGGCGCGGGCCGGGCGGGGCAGTTACCCGGTGCTGTTCCTGCTGTGCGTGGGGTTCGCCGCGCTGACCACGGCCGTCCTCAACCTGGACACCACGGCGGTGCTGCTCACCCCCGTGATGCTGGCGCTCGCCTCGCGGGTCGGCATCGCGCCGCTGCCGCTGGCGATGACCACGGTCTGGCTGGCCAACACCGCGAGCCTGCTGCTGCCGGTCTCCAACCTGACCAACCTGCTGGCCGCCGACCGGGTGGCGCTCTCCAGCGCCGGGCTGGCCTGGGCGATGTGGGCGCCGCAGCTGGCCGCGCTGCTCGCCACCATGGCGTGCCTGTGGGGGTTCTACTGGCGGCGCGGGCGGCGCGGCGCGGACGGGTACCTGCCGCCGGCCGTGCAGCGCCCGAAGGACCGGGTGCTGTTCCGGGTCTGCGCGCTGGCCTGCGCCGGGTTCCTGGCCTGCACCCTGGTCGCCGCCATCCCGCTCTGGGTCGCCTCGGGCGCGGCCGCGGCGGTGGCCGTCGCGGCCTACGCCGTCCGCCGCCCGGAGTCGCTGCGCGTCGCGCTGGTGCCCTGGCGGCTGCTGGTCATGGTGCCCGGGATGTTCCTGGTCGTCCAGACGGTCGACGCGCACGGCCTGCACCGGCTGCTCGCCGCCGCGATCGGCACCGACTCCGGCCCGCTCGGCCTGTTCCGCGCCTCGGGGGTCGGCGCGGGCCTGTCCAACCTGCTCAACAACCTGCCGGTCTACCTCGCCGGGGAGGGCGCCGTCCCGCCCGACAACCACCAGCAGTTGCTCGCCCTGCTGATCGGCACCAACATCGGCCCGCTGATCGCCCCCTGGGCCTCGCTGGCCACCCTGCTCTGGTACGAACGCTGCCGCTCCGCCGGCCTGCGGATCCCGCTGCGCCAGGTGGCCGGCACCAGCGCCGTCCTCGCCGTCACCGGCGTCACCCTGGCCACGGCGGCGCTCGCCCTGACCGGCACCGCCTGA
- a CDS encoding inositol monophosphatase family protein — protein MDDTAPGERGEGTGGAGGAEAAGLGGSAGLGGSAGLGGFADECRTAVRAAEEAGALLRARFLDAFRVDSKGEDGDVVTELDLLAEELVTRRIAERYPADRILAEEGGTTADRPGSRRTWLVDPLDGSNNVVIGLPAYVVGIALCQDGAPVVGVVHDPVAGRTWRAVHGCGAYGPSGRLRAPARPAGPGRPVLGWTQGHGVARDDPVARALKDGLEDGARRVLQLWAPLLTWSLLACGLIDGFVGYRAEEIDLHAGSLLATEAGLVVRAFDGSRFDPRIGRPDTARSYVAGRAEIVPHLLDLVARAAAPGRA, from the coding sequence GTGGACGACACGGCACCCGGTGAACGGGGCGAAGGGACGGGAGGAGCGGGAGGGGCGGAGGCGGCGGGCCTCGGGGGTTCCGCCGGTCTCGGGGGTTCCGCGGGCCTCGGGGGTTTCGCGGACGAGTGCCGCACCGCGGTACGGGCCGCCGAGGAGGCCGGCGCCCTGCTGCGGGCCCGCTTCCTGGACGCCTTCCGGGTCGACAGCAAGGGCGAGGACGGCGACGTCGTCACCGAGCTCGACCTGCTCGCCGAGGAACTGGTCACCCGCCGGATCGCCGAACGGTACCCCGCCGACCGGATCCTGGCCGAGGAGGGCGGCACCACCGCCGACCGGCCCGGCTCCCGCCGCACCTGGCTGGTCGACCCGCTCGACGGCAGCAACAACGTCGTCATCGGCCTGCCCGCCTACGTCGTCGGCATCGCGCTCTGCCAGGACGGCGCACCGGTCGTCGGCGTGGTCCACGACCCGGTCGCCGGCCGCACCTGGCGGGCCGTGCACGGCTGCGGCGCCTACGGCCCGTCCGGACGGCTGCGCGCCCCCGCCCGCCCGGCCGGCCCGGGACGGCCCGTCCTCGGCTGGACCCAGGGGCACGGCGTGGCCCGCGACGACCCGGTCGCCCGCGCGCTCAAGGACGGCCTGGAGGACGGCGCCCGCCGGGTGCTCCAACTCTGGGCCCCGCTGCTCACCTGGTCCCTGCTCGCCTGCGGCCTGATCGACGGCTTCGTCGGCTACCGCGCCGAGGAGATCGACCTGCACGCCGGCAGCCTGCTCGCCACCGAGGCCGGACTGGTCGTCCGCGCCTTCGACGGCAGCCGCTTCGACCCCCGGATCGGCCGGCCCGACACCGCCCGCAGCTACGTCGCGGGCCGGGCCGAGATCGTCCCGCACCTGCTCGACCTGGTCGCCCGCGCGGCAGCCCCGGGCAGGGCCTGA
- a CDS encoding oleate hydratase: MYYSSGNYEAFARPRKPAGVDGKSAWFVGAGLASMAGAAFLVRDGQLPGERITVLERLKLPGGALDGIKEPKRGFVVRGGREMENHFECLWDLFRSIPSIEVEGASVLDEFYWLNKDDPNFSLQRVTHQQGRDAGTDGLFALGNRAQRDLLKVFLATRAEMEGKRIDEVFGEEFLASNFWLYWRTMFAFEQWHSALEMKLYLHRFVHHIGGLPDFSALKFTKYNQYESLVLPLYRWLLEQGVVFRFDTEVTDVDFSFADGRKRATRLHWLAAGEPGGVDLTADDLLFATIGSLTENSDNGDQHTPAKLDEGPAPAWDLWRRIAAKHPDFGRPDVFGAHIAQTKWESATVTTLDRRIPAYIQKVCKRDPFSGRVVTGGIVTVRDSSWLLSWTVNRQPHFKQQPADQVVVWLYSLFVDRPGDYVKKPMQECTGEEITREWLYHLGVPVELIDPLAAEAARCVPVMMPYVTSFFMPRRAGDRPDVVPPGAVNFAFIGQFAEAGDRDCIFTTEYSVRTGMEAAYRLLGVERGVPEVFGSTYDVRALLNAASRLCDGAPVGLPGPHVLRKRLDARLGTSEIGELLKEYNLLPE, from the coding sequence GTGTACTACAGCAGCGGCAACTACGAGGCGTTCGCGCGGCCCCGCAAGCCGGCCGGGGTGGACGGGAAGAGCGCCTGGTTCGTGGGCGCGGGCCTGGCGTCGATGGCGGGGGCGGCGTTCCTGGTCCGGGACGGGCAGCTGCCGGGCGAGCGGATCACCGTGCTGGAGCGGCTGAAGCTGCCGGGCGGGGCGCTGGACGGCATCAAGGAGCCGAAGCGCGGCTTCGTGGTGCGCGGCGGCCGCGAGATGGAGAACCACTTCGAGTGCCTGTGGGACCTGTTCCGCTCGATCCCGTCGATCGAGGTCGAGGGGGCGTCGGTGCTCGACGAGTTCTACTGGCTGAACAAGGACGACCCGAACTTCTCGCTCCAGCGCGTCACCCACCAGCAGGGCCGGGACGCGGGCACCGACGGCCTGTTCGCGCTGGGGAACCGGGCGCAGCGGGACCTGCTGAAGGTGTTCCTGGCGACGCGCGCCGAGATGGAGGGCAAGCGGATCGACGAGGTGTTCGGCGAGGAGTTCCTGGCGTCGAACTTCTGGCTGTACTGGCGGACCATGTTCGCCTTCGAGCAGTGGCACTCGGCGCTGGAGATGAAGCTGTACCTGCACCGCTTCGTCCACCACATCGGCGGCCTGCCGGACTTCTCGGCGCTGAAGTTCACCAAGTACAACCAGTACGAGTCGCTGGTGCTGCCGCTGTACCGCTGGCTGCTGGAGCAGGGCGTGGTGTTCCGCTTCGACACCGAGGTGACGGACGTCGACTTCTCCTTCGCGGACGGCCGCAAGCGGGCGACCCGGCTGCACTGGCTGGCGGCGGGCGAGCCGGGCGGGGTGGACCTGACGGCGGACGACCTGCTGTTCGCGACGATCGGCTCGCTGACCGAGAACTCCGACAACGGCGACCAGCACACCCCGGCGAAGCTGGACGAGGGCCCGGCCCCGGCCTGGGACCTGTGGCGGCGGATCGCGGCCAAGCACCCGGACTTCGGCCGCCCGGACGTGTTCGGCGCGCACATCGCGCAGACCAAGTGGGAGTCGGCGACGGTGACCACGCTGGACCGGCGGATCCCGGCGTACATCCAGAAGGTGTGCAAGCGCGACCCGTTCTCGGGCCGGGTGGTGACCGGCGGGATCGTCACCGTCCGCGACTCGTCCTGGCTGCTGAGCTGGACGGTGAACCGGCAGCCGCACTTCAAGCAGCAGCCGGCCGACCAGGTCGTGGTCTGGCTGTACTCGCTGTTCGTGGACCGGCCGGGCGACTACGTGAAGAAGCCGATGCAGGAGTGCACCGGTGAGGAGATCACCCGCGAGTGGCTCTACCACTTGGGCGTGCCGGTGGAGCTGATCGATCCGCTGGCGGCGGAGGCGGCGAGGTGCGTGCCGGTGATGATGCCGTACGTGACCTCGTTCTTCATGCCGCGCCGGGCCGGCGACCGGCCGGACGTGGTGCCGCCGGGGGCGGTGAACTTCGCGTTCATCGGGCAGTTCGCGGAGGCGGGCGACCGGGACTGCATCTTCACCACCGAGTACTCGGTGCGCACCGGCATGGAGGCGGCGTACCGGCTGCTGGGGGTGGAGCGCGGCGTGCCGGAGGTGTTCGGGTCGACGTACGACGTGCGGGCGCTGCTGAACGCGGCGAGCCGGCTGTGCGACGGGGCGCCGGTGGGCCTGCCGGGGCCGCACGTGCTGCGCAAGCGGCTGGACGCGCGGCTGGGGACCTCGGAGATCGGCGAGCTGCTGAAGGAGTACAACCTGCTGCCGGAGTGA
- a CDS encoding beta-N-acetylhexosaminidase — MILPTPVDLVPAAGRFTLTERTTVRADGGAAAVAELLRTLLRPATGLPLAPGAEGTVVLTLDPGDRELGEEGYRLTVDPFQVVLHAARPAGLRHAVQTLRQLLPPEALAAGPVSGVEWSLPAVRITDHPRHAWRGFMIDTARHFQPVERLLAAVDRIALHKLNVLHLHLTDDQGWRLPVDAYPRLTEVGARRARSMAGHAGSAAYDALPHQGAYTKAELRRLVGYAAERGVTVVPEIDMPGHTRAALAAYPRLGNQPGRQLDVWTEWGVCETVLGVHEEALEFCRAVLDETLELFPSRYVHLGGDECPTVEWERSPAARRRAAELGLAAPAQLRGWFLGEVGRHLLAAGRVPVCWAETDGATLPVEFTVMPWRDAEHGREAARRGHDVVMAPHRATYLDYPQSARPDEPLGQAGYVVDLAATHAHQAAPAHWDEAERARVLGTQAQLWSEFVTTAEHFDYLAYPRLCAIADRAWNPASDYVRDFLPALAAHRPRLAALGVHHAERALSLT, encoded by the coding sequence GTGATCCTGCCGACCCCGGTCGACCTCGTTCCCGCCGCCGGACGGTTCACCCTGACCGAGCGGACCACCGTGCGCGCCGACGGCGGAGCCGCCGCCGTCGCCGAGCTGCTGCGCACGCTGCTGCGCCCCGCGACCGGGCTGCCGCTGGCGCCCGGTGCGGAGGGCACCGTGGTGCTGACCCTCGATCCCGGGGACCGCGAGCTGGGGGAGGAGGGCTACCGGCTGACGGTGGACCCGTTCCAGGTGGTGCTGCACGCGGCCCGGCCCGCCGGCCTGCGGCACGCGGTGCAGACGCTGCGCCAACTGCTGCCGCCCGAGGCACTCGCGGCGGGCCCGGTGTCCGGCGTCGAGTGGAGCCTGCCCGCCGTCCGGATCACCGACCACCCCCGGCACGCCTGGCGCGGCTTCATGATCGACACCGCCCGGCACTTCCAGCCCGTCGAGCGGCTGCTCGCCGCCGTCGACCGGATCGCCCTGCACAAACTGAACGTGCTGCACCTGCACCTGACCGACGACCAGGGCTGGCGGCTGCCGGTCGACGCCTACCCCCGGCTCACCGAGGTCGGCGCCCGCCGGGCCCGCAGCATGGCCGGCCACGCCGGCTCCGCCGCGTACGACGCGCTGCCGCACCAGGGCGCGTACACCAAGGCCGAGCTGCGCCGCCTGGTCGGGTACGCGGCGGAGCGGGGCGTCACCGTCGTCCCCGAGATCGACATGCCGGGCCACACCCGGGCCGCGCTGGCCGCCTACCCGCGGCTGGGCAACCAGCCCGGGCGGCAGCTCGACGTGTGGACCGAGTGGGGCGTGTGCGAGACCGTGCTCGGCGTGCACGAGGAGGCGCTGGAGTTCTGCCGCGCGGTGCTGGACGAGACGCTGGAGCTGTTCCCGTCCCGGTACGTCCACCTGGGCGGGGACGAGTGCCCCACCGTCGAGTGGGAGCGCAGCCCCGCCGCCCGCCGCCGGGCCGCCGAACTCGGCCTGGCCGCCCCCGCCCAGCTGCGCGGCTGGTTCCTCGGCGAGGTCGGCCGGCACCTGCTGGCCGCCGGACGCGTCCCGGTCTGCTGGGCCGAGACCGACGGCGCCACGCTGCCCGTCGAGTTCACCGTGATGCCCTGGCGGGACGCCGAGCACGGCCGGGAGGCCGCCCGGCGCGGCCACGACGTGGTGATGGCCCCGCACCGCGCCACCTACCTCGACTACCCGCAGAGCGCCCGCCCCGACGAACCGCTCGGCCAGGCCGGGTACGTCGTCGACCTCGCCGCCACGCACGCCCACCAGGCCGCCCCCGCGCACTGGGACGAGGCCGAGCGGGCCCGGGTGCTCGGCACCCAGGCCCAGCTGTGGAGCGAGTTCGTCACCACCGCCGAGCACTTCGACTACCTCGCCTACCCCCGGCTGTGCGCCATCGCCGACCGGGCCTGGAACCCCGCCAGCGACTACGTCCGGGACTTCCTGCCCGCCCTCGCCGCGCACCGCCCCCGCCTCGCCGCGCTCGGCGTGCACCACGCCGAACGCGCCCTCAGCCTCACCTGA
- a CDS encoding cellulose binding domain-containing protein, with translation MSARPRTTSRRARLAAAAAIAAAGLAATALTVVPASAADAFSVQYRTSASGATADQSEPWLQVTNTGSGTVALNRITLRYYFKSDGPSTTYRFACSWAVKGCANITGTFGTLANPTATADRYLEIGFTAGAGSLAPGQSTGDMQLRFYRSDWQTLTQSDDYSFGGAQTGYADWQKVTLQEDGALVWGTAPAGNNPSPSPSSSPSPSPSGSTSTPPVDPNAPVLFDDFSYGTSADAAVQQHGWTVKSGQGGPGVSGATWSPADVTFPTVGGSKVLNLRLTTDGTAAGTRETEIQTTARKFKNGTYAARVKFADAPNSGPDGDHVNQTFFAFTPLNAPMDPNYSEQDFEYLPNGGWGEPGDIMYETSWETYNPDPWNAVNTHGEQRQSYDGWHLLQFTIDNSAITYWIDGQVVATHGEPYLPETPQFIDFNHWLIDLAGQYSTTPRSYDQQVDYVYFVKDQVLSPAQVASNVAALRSAGTAFKDTVPGS, from the coding sequence GTGTCCGCACGCCCCCGCACGACCAGCCGACGCGCCCGGCTCGCCGCGGCCGCCGCGATCGCCGCGGCCGGCCTGGCCGCCACCGCGCTGACCGTCGTCCCGGCGTCCGCCGCCGACGCGTTCAGCGTCCAGTACCGCACCAGCGCCTCCGGTGCGACCGCCGACCAGTCGGAGCCCTGGCTGCAGGTCACCAACACCGGCAGCGGCACCGTCGCGCTCAACCGGATCACCCTGCGCTACTACTTCAAGTCCGACGGCCCGAGCACCACCTACCGCTTCGCCTGCTCCTGGGCGGTCAAGGGCTGCGCCAACATCACCGGCACCTTCGGCACGCTGGCCAACCCCACCGCCACCGCCGACCGCTACCTGGAGATCGGCTTCACCGCCGGCGCCGGCTCGCTCGCCCCCGGGCAGTCCACCGGCGACATGCAGCTGCGCTTCTACCGCTCGGACTGGCAGACCCTCACCCAGTCCGACGACTACTCCTTCGGCGGCGCCCAGACCGGCTACGCCGACTGGCAGAAGGTCACCCTGCAGGAGGACGGCGCGCTGGTCTGGGGCACCGCCCCGGCCGGCAACAACCCGTCCCCGTCGCCGAGTTCGTCCCCCAGCCCGTCCCCGTCCGGCTCCACCTCCACCCCGCCGGTCGACCCGAACGCGCCGGTCCTGTTCGACGACTTCTCCTACGGCACCAGCGCGGACGCCGCCGTCCAGCAGCACGGCTGGACCGTCAAGTCCGGCCAGGGCGGCCCCGGCGTCTCCGGCGCCACCTGGTCCCCGGCCGACGTCACCTTCCCCACCGTCGGCGGCAGCAAGGTGCTCAACCTGCGGCTGACCACCGACGGCACGGCCGCCGGCACCAGGGAGACCGAGATCCAGACCACCGCGCGGAAGTTCAAGAACGGCACCTACGCGGCCCGGGTCAAGTTCGCCGACGCCCCGAACAGCGGCCCCGACGGCGACCACGTCAACCAGACCTTCTTCGCCTTCACCCCGCTCAACGCCCCGATGGACCCGAACTACAGCGAGCAGGACTTCGAGTACCTGCCCAACGGCGGCTGGGGCGAGCCGGGCGACATCATGTACGAGACCAGCTGGGAGACCTACAACCCGGACCCGTGGAACGCCGTCAACACCCACGGCGAGCAGCGCCAGTCCTACGACGGCTGGCACCTGCTGCAGTTCACCATCGACAACAGCGCCATCACCTACTGGATCGACGGCCAGGTCGTCGCCACCCACGGCGAGCCCTACCTGCCCGAGACCCCGCAGTTCATCGACTTCAACCACTGGCTGATCGACCTGGCCGGGCAGTACTCCACGACGCCGCGCTCGTACGACCAGCAGGTCGACTACGTGTACTTCGTCAAGGACCAGGTGCTCAGCCCCGCCCAGGTCGCCTCGAACGTCGCCGCGCTGCGCTCGGCCGGCACCGCGTTCAAGGACACCGTCCCCGGCAGCTGA
- a CDS encoding TetR/AcrR family transcriptional regulator encodes MSATPPDPAPVGAPAGATPDAPADDTPDALDVRVRRTRDRLREAVLRLASERPVEEIAVADLVREARVNRTTFYKHAASPAAVLEQVLYEELDRLRAAWIADVLAGGLPVPVIWERASHALLDHLERHDALYTIGLAEHRSAALHRLLVDHFAASVATLLARDPEAVPGRDGPLAWRVEASSRFLAHGEVGIVEAWLSLPAPRDRRLFASAATALLPPWLAAHPQP; translated from the coding sequence GTGTCAGCAACACCACCGGACCCCGCCCCCGTCGGCGCCCCCGCCGGCGCCACCCCCGACGCCCCCGCCGACGACACCCCCGACGCCCTCGACGTCCGGGTCCGGCGCACCCGGGACCGGCTGCGGGAGGCCGTGCTGCGGCTGGCCTCCGAACGGCCGGTCGAGGAGATCGCGGTCGCGGACCTGGTGCGCGAGGCGCGCGTCAACCGCACCACCTTCTACAAGCACGCCGCCAGCCCGGCGGCGGTCCTGGAGCAGGTGCTGTACGAGGAGCTGGACCGGCTCCGCGCCGCCTGGATCGCCGACGTCCTGGCAGGCGGCCTGCCGGTGCCGGTGATCTGGGAGCGGGCCTCGCACGCCCTGCTCGACCACCTGGAACGCCACGACGCGCTGTACACCATCGGGCTCGCCGAGCACCGTAGCGCGGCCCTCCACCGGCTGCTCGTCGACCACTTCGCGGCGTCGGTCGCCACCCTGCTGGCGCGCGACCCGGAGGCCGTCCCCGGCCGGGACGGCCCGCTCGCCTGGCGGGTCGAGGCCAGCAGCCGCTTCCTGGCGCACGGCGAGGTCGGCATCGTCGAGGCGTGGCTCTCCCTCCCGGCCCCCCGCGACCGGCGGCTGTTCGCGTCCGCCGCGACCGCCCTGCTGCCGCCCTGGCTGGCCGCCCACCCGCAGCCCTGA
- a CDS encoding multicopper oxidase family protein, protein MSGRLTRRGLLGAGGAAALGLGAAIGIPPLMNRLLPGGEPGRLLRSALPLPARYTAELPVPAVLRPVRSDADADYYEITARRATVRLLPGHDTEVWGYQGTFPGPTVESRSGRRTVVTHRSELPRPTAVHLHGGHTPQDSDGHPLDLVGGSAAHHDMPGMAGTDGMAGAEGATVLAQRAYTYPMAQRAATLWYHDHTMGFTGPQVYRGLAGFHLVRDEEEAALGLPHGPRELPLMIADRSFAADGSLAYPELPGGAPGVRDAYMNGVLGDVMLVNGAPWPLARVDRAWYRLRLLNAANARRLRLALDPQPAGGGALVQIGSDGGLLERPLRHDGVDLAPAERCDVLVDFSRYPAGTRVRLLNRLGDGPAGEVMAFEVGSAAADDGFRLPDRLATVERLDPAKAVATRTFVFRKGEQHWTVNGEEYRPGRSIAAPRLGQVEVWRFVTDFHHPVHLHLDPFQVLGRTSGRPGRNDTGWKDTVDVLPAQGVEVAVRFTDYAGRFLLHCHNLEHEDMAMMAEFTTTE, encoded by the coding sequence GTGAGCGGGCGGCTGACCAGGCGCGGACTGCTCGGCGCCGGCGGCGCCGCCGCGCTCGGGCTGGGCGCCGCGATCGGGATCCCGCCGCTGATGAACCGGCTGCTGCCCGGCGGCGAACCCGGCCGGCTGCTGCGCAGCGCCCTGCCGCTGCCCGCCCGCTACACGGCCGAACTGCCCGTCCCCGCCGTGCTGCGCCCCGTCCGCAGCGACGCCGACGCCGACTACTACGAGATCACCGCGCGCCGCGCCACCGTCCGGCTGCTGCCCGGCCACGACACCGAGGTGTGGGGCTACCAGGGCACCTTCCCCGGCCCGACCGTCGAGTCCCGCAGCGGCCGCCGCACCGTCGTCACCCACCGCAGCGAACTGCCCCGCCCCACCGCCGTCCACCTGCACGGCGGCCACACCCCGCAGGACAGCGACGGCCACCCGCTCGACCTGGTCGGCGGCAGCGCCGCCCACCACGACATGCCGGGCATGGCGGGCACGGACGGCATGGCGGGCGCCGAGGGCGCGACCGTGCTGGCGCAGCGCGCGTACACCTACCCGATGGCGCAGCGCGCCGCCACGCTCTGGTACCACGACCACACCATGGGCTTCACCGGCCCGCAGGTCTACCGCGGCCTGGCCGGGTTCCACCTGGTCCGGGACGAGGAGGAGGCCGCGCTCGGACTGCCGCACGGCCCGCGCGAACTGCCGCTGATGATCGCCGACCGCTCGTTCGCCGCCGACGGCTCCCTCGCCTACCCGGAACTCCCCGGCGGCGCCCCCGGCGTGCGGGACGCCTACATGAACGGCGTGCTGGGCGACGTGATGCTGGTCAACGGCGCGCCCTGGCCGCTCGCCCGGGTCGACCGGGCCTGGTACCGGCTGCGGCTGCTGAACGCCGCCAACGCCCGCCGGCTGCGCCTCGCCCTGGACCCGCAGCCGGCCGGCGGCGGGGCGCTGGTGCAGATCGGCTCCGACGGCGGACTGCTGGAACGCCCGCTGCGGCACGACGGCGTCGACCTCGCGCCCGCCGAACGCTGCGACGTGCTGGTCGACTTCTCCCGCTACCCCGCCGGGACGCGGGTGCGCCTGCTCAACCGGCTCGGCGACGGCCCGGCCGGCGAGGTGATGGCCTTCGAGGTCGGCTCCGCCGCCGCCGACGACGGCTTCCGGCTCCCCGACCGGCTCGCCACCGTCGAACGGCTCGACCCCGCCAAGGCCGTCGCCACCCGCACCTTCGTCTTCCGCAAGGGCGAGCAGCACTGGACCGTCAACGGCGAGGAGTACCGGCCCGGCCGCTCGATCGCCGCGCCCCGGCTCGGCCAGGTCGAGGTCTGGCGGTTCGTCACCGACTTCCACCACCCCGTCCACCTGCACCTCGACCCGTTCCAGGTGCTCGGCCGGACCAGTGGCCGGCCCGGCCGCAACGACACCGGCTGGAAGGACACCGTCGACGTGCTGCCCGCCCAGGGCGTCGAGGTCGCCGTCCGGTTCACCGACTACGCCGGGCGGTTCCTGCTGCACTGCCACAACCTGGAGCACGAGGACATGGCGATGATGGCCGAGTTCACCACCACCGAGTAG